One Apis cerana isolate GH-2021 linkage group LG16, AcerK_1.0, whole genome shotgun sequence DNA segment encodes these proteins:
- the LOC108000227 gene encoding prostaglandin E synthase 3, with protein MTQEGQLPPPPVMWAQRKDILFVTICLEDCKDPIINIEPQMIYFKGIGGTEQKMHEITINLYEEITPNRTIQNLRGRTLELVLFKKEEGPYWPRLTKEKTKAHWLKSDFNKWKDEDDSDDEGGMEGSSHDLEEMMRQMGGLGGSGDSKPNFDDLDELGDEGEGMDSDDDDLPDLLE; from the exons ATGACTCAAGAAGGCCA attgcCTCCCCCGCCTGTTATGTGGGCTCAgaggaaagatattttatttgttactaTCTGTCTAGAAGATTGCAAAGATCCTATTATTAACATCGAACcacaaatgatatattttaaaggaaTAGGTGGAACAGAACAAAAAATGcatgaaataacaattaacCTATATGAAGAAATTACCCCAAATAGAACAATTCAGAACTTAAGAGGAAGGACTTTAGAATtagttctttttaaaaaagaagaaggtcCATATTGGCCAAgattaacaaaagaaaagacgAAAGCCCATTGGTTGAAAAGTGATTTTAACAAATGGAAGGATGAAGATGATAGCGATGATGAAGGTGGCATGGAAGGAAGTAGTCACGATTTGGAAGAA atgatGCGACAGATGGGTGGTCTAGGAGGATCTGGAGACAGTAAACCAAACTTTGATGATTTAGACGAACTAGGAGATGAAGGTGAAGGAATGGATAGTGACGATGATGATTTGCCTGACCTgcttgaatga
- the LOC108000335 gene encoding nostrin isoform X3 produces MSTSSLFYKDKYVKHRLGKAWEKMRTWLRDETSRINEIVNKHAKLQAVGALSGGESIAPTVSKSNSASYDLLKAKTRELGSITRIEEFGLSSLSKDDVNSSPEKEVVVSTKTSIGEQVKNGNGLRKNIATSETVLNEKSETIVPPVSFSMDKLCSDTENDERDNVVTEETESRDHARKAGLIKRRMLGSIRGLMASTHLLHSSSAHEIEEGGQGGFEDVRRYVKQGGDFCKELASILHERAELEANYAKGLNKLGNKLIKACAKDQGGNGSGGVNEAWRCVGEEMEATAEAHRLWGITLSEQLAKPLRVGVAEAQARSRKSIENSVDKAGKSLHEWRNIAIKSKKQSFACARENERLQDLARLQTISQSQQTNNKSSTHMTEKEANKLEARRRKAEDSSRRADTEFYTVSVRAERARLEYESTMRKGAKQMELLEEERLSALKDLANVYLAHLQALAPRLQQIADRLAAPIRNCNVSQDIEILKNLIRRVESSDGCNSEQLLPDFYAEHVTLAMNRERRKQALVRVLHLIRQDLEREKRGREGLETLHRAFIATPAFAADESTQNVTEKLHHMRSMLVYLEAARYKVGGTLAEVEGSKRIKHPLAEHILVSRDKQGLQQSVLKIPSWAKNESFEIQDDEDEIDVHLVKDHDTESRHWADRTAGDGNSENPPDEDDFSDFDEFSSHSEDNNNQDIDAAETSGKSDGTEQCRAIYQYSANLNDELSLSPGDLITVHQKQPDGWWIGECRGRTGIFPATYVQVIH; encoded by the exons ATGTCGACCAGTTCTCTTTTTTATAAGGATAAGTACGTG AAACATCGGCTGGGGAAAGCATGGGAGAAAATGCGAACTTGGCTACGCGACGAAACCTCTCGAATCAACGAGATTGTGAACAAACACGCGAAATTGCAAGCTGTCGGTGCTCTTTCCGGTGGAGAATCCATTGCTCCTACGGTTTCCAAGTCTAATAGCGCCTCTTACGACTTGCTCAAAGCGAAAACTCGGGAATTGGGATCGATCACAAGAATCGAGGAATTCGGTTTGTCCTCTTTGTCGAAAGATGATGTAAATTCTTCTCCAGAAAAAGAAGTGGTCGTTTCTACGAAGACGAGTATTGGAGAGCAAgtgaaaaatggaaatggTTTAAGGAAAAATATCGCCACTTCGGAGACTGTGTTGAATGAGAAGAGTGAAACGATAGTTCCTCCGGTTTCTTTTAGCATGGATAAGCTTTGTTCTGATACGGAGAACGACGAGAGAGACAACGTGGTCACTGAAGAGACCGAGAGCAGAGATCATGCTCGAAAAGCAGGTCTAATTAAGAGGAGAATGCTGGGGTCAATCAGAGGGTTAATGGCCTCCACTCATCTTCTTCACTCATCTTCTGCTCACGAGATCGAAGAG GGAGGACAAGGTGGATTTGAAGATGTTCGAAGGTACGTAAAACAAGGCGGCGATTTTTGCAAGGAATTGGCATCGATTCTACATGAAAG agcGGAATTGGAAGCGAATTATGCCAAAGGACTTAATAAATTgggaaataaattgattaaagcATGTGCAAAGGATCAAG GTGGTAACGGTAGCGGAGGCGTGAACGAGGCATGGAGATGTGTCGGCGAGGAGATGGAGGCTACCGCTGAAGCTCATAGGCTCTGGGGAATTACGCTTAGCGAACAACTCGCCAAACCACTTAGA gtAGGAGTAGCAGAGGCTCAAGCGCGTTCGAGAAAATCTATAGAGAATTCCGTGGATAAAGCTGGAAAATCTCTTCATGAGTGGCGTAACATtgcaattaaaagtaaaaaacaaAGTTTCGCTTGTGCGCGAGAAAATGAGAGGTTACAAGATTTAGCGAGGCTGCAAACGATCAGTCAGAGTCAACAGACCAATAACAAATCTTCAACTCATATGACGGAGAAGGAAGCTAATAAACTCGAAGCGAGGAGGAGAAAGGCCGAGGATTCATCTCGCAGGGCGGACACGGAGTTTTATACAGTGAGCGTGAGAGCTGAAAGAGCTAGGCTTGAATATGAAAGCACTATGAGGAAAGGGGCTAAGCAAATGGAACTTCTTGAGGAAGAACGATTAAGCGCTCTAAAAGATCTCGCGAATGTTTATCTAGCTCACCTGCAAGCTTTAGCTCCCCGTTTGCAACAG ATTGCAGACCGATTGGCAGCTCCTATACGTAATTGCAATGTATCTCAAGATATTGAGATTTTAAAGAATCTTATACGTAGGGTGGAGAGTAGTGATGGGTGTAATTCCGAACAACTATTACCAGATTTCTATGCTGAACATGTTACTCTAGCAATGAATAGAGAACGTCGAAAACAAGCGTTGGTAAGAGTTCTTCATTTGATCAGACAAGACTTGGAGCGTGAAAAACGCGGAAGAGAAGGTCTAGAAACTCTTCATAGAGCTTTCATTGCAACACCAGCATTCGCGGCAGATGAAAGTACACAAAATGTAACGGAAAAGCTACATCAT atgcgTTCTATGTTAGTATATCTAGAGGCAGCAAGGTACAAAGTTGGAGGAACATTAGCAGAAGTTGAAGGTAGCAAACGAATAAAACATCCATTGGCTGAACATATTTTAGTTTCAAGAGATAAACAAGGTTTACAGCAAAGTGTCCTTAAG attccTTCTTGGGCAAAGAACGAATCGTTCGAGATTCAGGATGATGAAGATGAAATAGATGTCCATCTCGTAAAGGATCACGATACTGAAAGTCGTCATTGGGCTGATCGAACTGCTGGGGATGGTAACTCGGAAAATCCACCGGATGAGGATGACTTTAGTGATTTTGATGAATTCAGCAGTCATTctgaagataataataatcaagataTCGATGCTGCCGAAACGAGCGGCAAATCCGATGGAACGGAACAATGTAGagctatttatcaatattcagCAAATTTAAACGACGAGCTTAGTCTAAGTCCTGGAGATTTAATTACAGTCCATCAAAAGCAACCAGATGGTTGGTGGATAGGCGAATGCAGGGGACGAACTGGAATATTTCCAGCCACTTATGTTCAAgttattcattaa
- the LOC108000335 gene encoding uncharacterized protein LOC108000335 isoform X1: MEEAKHAWATLKSVRKLSLLNSNSNNNGNSNKSNSTAIWYDIPAPVIIHCCHEFPDIAKSDNAELIEKRTILAIENEQSTTDIQGNNGLEKYENEETREKRHKNTVELTAVSTVKTDNDGVPKISFSFLHANDNPPRSVLEKSTVMTTVTTTTSTSTIANENGKDESTQDELYDFPRNSYVLDEIESEKVVESEHNCEDEGEIETDGNEIRISQTKFHVESIEVGNVINSPKETCDVSHEEIESSLEKVNNLYVNVRNPNSYDRRKEKKYVRSESDGCDAKFVSISGSYSDPEYSNDTFSNVTRPNGLYPKKHRLGKAWEKMRTWLRDETSRINEIVNKHAKLQAVGALSGGESIAPTVSKSNSASYDLLKAKTRELGSITRIEEFGLSSLSKDDVNSSPEKEVVVSTKTSIGEQVKNGNGLRKNIATSETVLNEKSETIVPPVSFSMDKLCSDTENDERDNVVTEETESRDHARKAGLIKRRMLGSIRGLMASTHLLHSSSAHEIEEGGQGGFEDVRRYVKQGGDFCKELASILHERAELEANYAKGLNKLGNKLIKACAKDQGGNGSGGVNEAWRCVGEEMEATAEAHRLWGITLSEQLAKPLRVGVAEAQARSRKSIENSVDKAGKSLHEWRNIAIKSKKQSFACARENERLQDLARLQTISQSQQTNNKSSTHMTEKEANKLEARRRKAEDSSRRADTEFYTVSVRAERARLEYESTMRKGAKQMELLEEERLSALKDLANVYLAHLQALAPRLQQIADRLAAPIRNCNVSQDIEILKNLIRRVESSDGCNSEQLLPDFYAEHVTLAMNRERRKQALVRVLHLIRQDLEREKRGREGLETLHRAFIATPAFAADESTQNVTEKLHHMRSMLVYLEAARYKVGGTLAEVEGSKRIKHPLAEHILVSRDKQGLQQSVLKIPSWAKNESFEIQDDEDEIDVHLVKDHDTESRHWADRTAGDGNSENPPDEDDFSDFDEFSSHSEDNNNQDIDAAETSGKSDGTEQCRAIYQYSANLNDELSLSPGDLITVHQKQPDGWWIGECRGRTGIFPATYVQVIH, encoded by the exons atggaagaagcgAAACATGCGTGGGCTACTTTGAAATCGGTCAGAAAACTATCATTATTGAATAGTAATAGCAATAACAACGGAAACAGCAACAAGAGTAATTCAACGGCAATATGGTATGATATTCCAGCGCCAGTGATAATTCATTGTTGTCACGAATTTCCAGACATAGCCAAATCCGATAATGCCGAATTGATCGAGAAACGAACGATCCTTGCGATTGAGAACGAGCAGTCGACGACCGATATTCAGGGTAATAACGGACTGGAGAAATACGAGAATGAGGAGACGAGAGAGAAGCGACACAAAAATACTGTCGAATTGACCGCAGTTTCCACTGTGAAAACCGACAATGACGGAGTGCCAAAGATAAGCTTCAGTTTTCTACACGCGAATGATAATCCTCCAAGATCTGTCCTCGAGAAAAGTACGGTTATGACGACTGTGACCACGACCACGAGTACGAGCACGATCGCGAACGAGAATGGTAAAGATGAATCTACGCAAGATGAATTGTATGACTTTCCTAGGAATTCATACGTCCTCGATGAAATCGAAAGCGAGAAAGTCGTAGAAAGCGAACACAACTGCGAGGATGAGGGCGAGATAGAAACGGACGGTAATGAAATTCGTATCAGCCAAACGAAATTCCACGTGGAATCGATTGAGGTTGGAAACGTAATCAATTCACCGAAAGAAACGTGCGATGTGTCCCACGAAGAGATCGAATCGTCACTGGAGAAAGTGAACAATTTGTACGTGAACGTAAGAAATCCAAATTCATACgatcgaagaaaggaaaagaaatacgTCAGATCGGAAAGCGACGGATGTGATGCAAAATTTGTATCAATCTCGGGATCTTATTCAGATCCTGAATATTCGAACGATACTTTCTCGAATGTCACTCGACCAAACGGATTATATCCAAAG AAACATCGGCTGGGGAAAGCATGGGAGAAAATGCGAACTTGGCTACGCGACGAAACCTCTCGAATCAACGAGATTGTGAACAAACACGCGAAATTGCAAGCTGTCGGTGCTCTTTCCGGTGGAGAATCCATTGCTCCTACGGTTTCCAAGTCTAATAGCGCCTCTTACGACTTGCTCAAAGCGAAAACTCGGGAATTGGGATCGATCACAAGAATCGAGGAATTCGGTTTGTCCTCTTTGTCGAAAGATGATGTAAATTCTTCTCCAGAAAAAGAAGTGGTCGTTTCTACGAAGACGAGTATTGGAGAGCAAgtgaaaaatggaaatggTTTAAGGAAAAATATCGCCACTTCGGAGACTGTGTTGAATGAGAAGAGTGAAACGATAGTTCCTCCGGTTTCTTTTAGCATGGATAAGCTTTGTTCTGATACGGAGAACGACGAGAGAGACAACGTGGTCACTGAAGAGACCGAGAGCAGAGATCATGCTCGAAAAGCAGGTCTAATTAAGAGGAGAATGCTGGGGTCAATCAGAGGGTTAATGGCCTCCACTCATCTTCTTCACTCATCTTCTGCTCACGAGATCGAAGAG GGAGGACAAGGTGGATTTGAAGATGTTCGAAGGTACGTAAAACAAGGCGGCGATTTTTGCAAGGAATTGGCATCGATTCTACATGAAAG agcGGAATTGGAAGCGAATTATGCCAAAGGACTTAATAAATTgggaaataaattgattaaagcATGTGCAAAGGATCAAG GTGGTAACGGTAGCGGAGGCGTGAACGAGGCATGGAGATGTGTCGGCGAGGAGATGGAGGCTACCGCTGAAGCTCATAGGCTCTGGGGAATTACGCTTAGCGAACAACTCGCCAAACCACTTAGA gtAGGAGTAGCAGAGGCTCAAGCGCGTTCGAGAAAATCTATAGAGAATTCCGTGGATAAAGCTGGAAAATCTCTTCATGAGTGGCGTAACATtgcaattaaaagtaaaaaacaaAGTTTCGCTTGTGCGCGAGAAAATGAGAGGTTACAAGATTTAGCGAGGCTGCAAACGATCAGTCAGAGTCAACAGACCAATAACAAATCTTCAACTCATATGACGGAGAAGGAAGCTAATAAACTCGAAGCGAGGAGGAGAAAGGCCGAGGATTCATCTCGCAGGGCGGACACGGAGTTTTATACAGTGAGCGTGAGAGCTGAAAGAGCTAGGCTTGAATATGAAAGCACTATGAGGAAAGGGGCTAAGCAAATGGAACTTCTTGAGGAAGAACGATTAAGCGCTCTAAAAGATCTCGCGAATGTTTATCTAGCTCACCTGCAAGCTTTAGCTCCCCGTTTGCAACAG ATTGCAGACCGATTGGCAGCTCCTATACGTAATTGCAATGTATCTCAAGATATTGAGATTTTAAAGAATCTTATACGTAGGGTGGAGAGTAGTGATGGGTGTAATTCCGAACAACTATTACCAGATTTCTATGCTGAACATGTTACTCTAGCAATGAATAGAGAACGTCGAAAACAAGCGTTGGTAAGAGTTCTTCATTTGATCAGACAAGACTTGGAGCGTGAAAAACGCGGAAGAGAAGGTCTAGAAACTCTTCATAGAGCTTTCATTGCAACACCAGCATTCGCGGCAGATGAAAGTACACAAAATGTAACGGAAAAGCTACATCAT atgcgTTCTATGTTAGTATATCTAGAGGCAGCAAGGTACAAAGTTGGAGGAACATTAGCAGAAGTTGAAGGTAGCAAACGAATAAAACATCCATTGGCTGAACATATTTTAGTTTCAAGAGATAAACAAGGTTTACAGCAAAGTGTCCTTAAG attccTTCTTGGGCAAAGAACGAATCGTTCGAGATTCAGGATGATGAAGATGAAATAGATGTCCATCTCGTAAAGGATCACGATACTGAAAGTCGTCATTGGGCTGATCGAACTGCTGGGGATGGTAACTCGGAAAATCCACCGGATGAGGATGACTTTAGTGATTTTGATGAATTCAGCAGTCATTctgaagataataataatcaagataTCGATGCTGCCGAAACGAGCGGCAAATCCGATGGAACGGAACAATGTAGagctatttatcaatattcagCAAATTTAAACGACGAGCTTAGTCTAAGTCCTGGAGATTTAATTACAGTCCATCAAAAGCAACCAGATGGTTGGTGGATAGGCGAATGCAGGGGACGAACTGGAATATTTCCAGCCACTTATGTTCAAgttattcattaa
- the LOC108000340 gene encoding INO80 complex subunit C isoform X4 — MNSKFNYDTKDRIEYNQLLCHHAILCLIEPSKKGAVLIEDNLPVIIKKYLMHGYKYHFDFQRRFVFYIKGKMVNEEIVEFNKKSQPIFKNPIFQQKFRSTSTTGKKRTWRSLKQVLAQERTLPWLPEVVHYSSINAPPSFRPAKKYSDISGLPSRYTDPQTKLYYATAEEFATVRSLPMDITAGYLALRGASSIVG, encoded by the exons aattcaaaatttaattatgacaCAAAGGATCGAAtagaatataatcaattacttTGTCATCACGCAATTCTATGTTTAATTGAACCAAGTAAAAAAGGTGCTGTTTTAATTGAAGATAATTTAccagttattattaaaaaataccttATGCATGGATACAAATACCATTTTGATTTTCAgag gagatttgtattttacataaaaggaaaaatggtaaatgaagaaatagtggaatttaataaaaaatcacaaccaatttttaagaatccaatttttcaacaaaaatttcgatctaCTAGTACCACTGGAAAAAAACGAACTTGGCGCTCATTAAAACAAGTCTTAGCTCAAGAACGTACTTTACCATGGCTTCCAGAAGTAGTGCAtt ataGTTCTATTAATGCACCGCCAAGCTTTAGACCAGCAAAAAAGTATTCTGATATTTCTGGATTACcc tcACGATATACAGATCCACAAACTAAATTATACTATGCAACTGCAGAAGAATTTGCAACAGTTCGAAGTCTACCAATGGATATAACTGCTGGATATCTAGCGTTGCGCGGTGCCTCCAGTATTgttggataa
- the LOC108000335 gene encoding nostrin isoform X2 gives MTTVTTTTSTSTIANENGKDESTQDELYDFPRNSYVLDEIESEKVVESEHNCEDEGEIETDGNEIRISQTKFHVESIEVGNVINSPKETCDVSHEEIESSLEKVNNLYVNVRNPNSYDRRKEKKYVRSESDGCDAKFVSISGSYSDPEYSNDTFSNVTRPNGLYPKKHRLGKAWEKMRTWLRDETSRINEIVNKHAKLQAVGALSGGESIAPTVSKSNSASYDLLKAKTRELGSITRIEEFGLSSLSKDDVNSSPEKEVVVSTKTSIGEQVKNGNGLRKNIATSETVLNEKSETIVPPVSFSMDKLCSDTENDERDNVVTEETESRDHARKAGLIKRRMLGSIRGLMASTHLLHSSSAHEIEEGGQGGFEDVRRYVKQGGDFCKELASILHERAELEANYAKGLNKLGNKLIKACAKDQGGNGSGGVNEAWRCVGEEMEATAEAHRLWGITLSEQLAKPLRVGVAEAQARSRKSIENSVDKAGKSLHEWRNIAIKSKKQSFACARENERLQDLARLQTISQSQQTNNKSSTHMTEKEANKLEARRRKAEDSSRRADTEFYTVSVRAERARLEYESTMRKGAKQMELLEEERLSALKDLANVYLAHLQALAPRLQQIADRLAAPIRNCNVSQDIEILKNLIRRVESSDGCNSEQLLPDFYAEHVTLAMNRERRKQALVRVLHLIRQDLEREKRGREGLETLHRAFIATPAFAADESTQNVTEKLHHMRSMLVYLEAARYKVGGTLAEVEGSKRIKHPLAEHILVSRDKQGLQQSVLKIPSWAKNESFEIQDDEDEIDVHLVKDHDTESRHWADRTAGDGNSENPPDEDDFSDFDEFSSHSEDNNNQDIDAAETSGKSDGTEQCRAIYQYSANLNDELSLSPGDLITVHQKQPDGWWIGECRGRTGIFPATYVQVIH, from the exons ATGACGACTGTGACCACGACCACGAGTACGAGCACGATCGCGAACGAGAATGGTAAAGATGAATCTACGCAAGATGAATTGTATGACTTTCCTAGGAATTCATACGTCCTCGATGAAATCGAAAGCGAGAAAGTCGTAGAAAGCGAACACAACTGCGAGGATGAGGGCGAGATAGAAACGGACGGTAATGAAATTCGTATCAGCCAAACGAAATTCCACGTGGAATCGATTGAGGTTGGAAACGTAATCAATTCACCGAAAGAAACGTGCGATGTGTCCCACGAAGAGATCGAATCGTCACTGGAGAAAGTGAACAATTTGTACGTGAACGTAAGAAATCCAAATTCATACgatcgaagaaaggaaaagaaatacgTCAGATCGGAAAGCGACGGATGTGATGCAAAATTTGTATCAATCTCGGGATCTTATTCAGATCCTGAATATTCGAACGATACTTTCTCGAATGTCACTCGACCAAACGGATTATATCCAAAG AAACATCGGCTGGGGAAAGCATGGGAGAAAATGCGAACTTGGCTACGCGACGAAACCTCTCGAATCAACGAGATTGTGAACAAACACGCGAAATTGCAAGCTGTCGGTGCTCTTTCCGGTGGAGAATCCATTGCTCCTACGGTTTCCAAGTCTAATAGCGCCTCTTACGACTTGCTCAAAGCGAAAACTCGGGAATTGGGATCGATCACAAGAATCGAGGAATTCGGTTTGTCCTCTTTGTCGAAAGATGATGTAAATTCTTCTCCAGAAAAAGAAGTGGTCGTTTCTACGAAGACGAGTATTGGAGAGCAAgtgaaaaatggaaatggTTTAAGGAAAAATATCGCCACTTCGGAGACTGTGTTGAATGAGAAGAGTGAAACGATAGTTCCTCCGGTTTCTTTTAGCATGGATAAGCTTTGTTCTGATACGGAGAACGACGAGAGAGACAACGTGGTCACTGAAGAGACCGAGAGCAGAGATCATGCTCGAAAAGCAGGTCTAATTAAGAGGAGAATGCTGGGGTCAATCAGAGGGTTAATGGCCTCCACTCATCTTCTTCACTCATCTTCTGCTCACGAGATCGAAGAG GGAGGACAAGGTGGATTTGAAGATGTTCGAAGGTACGTAAAACAAGGCGGCGATTTTTGCAAGGAATTGGCATCGATTCTACATGAAAG agcGGAATTGGAAGCGAATTATGCCAAAGGACTTAATAAATTgggaaataaattgattaaagcATGTGCAAAGGATCAAG GTGGTAACGGTAGCGGAGGCGTGAACGAGGCATGGAGATGTGTCGGCGAGGAGATGGAGGCTACCGCTGAAGCTCATAGGCTCTGGGGAATTACGCTTAGCGAACAACTCGCCAAACCACTTAGA gtAGGAGTAGCAGAGGCTCAAGCGCGTTCGAGAAAATCTATAGAGAATTCCGTGGATAAAGCTGGAAAATCTCTTCATGAGTGGCGTAACATtgcaattaaaagtaaaaaacaaAGTTTCGCTTGTGCGCGAGAAAATGAGAGGTTACAAGATTTAGCGAGGCTGCAAACGATCAGTCAGAGTCAACAGACCAATAACAAATCTTCAACTCATATGACGGAGAAGGAAGCTAATAAACTCGAAGCGAGGAGGAGAAAGGCCGAGGATTCATCTCGCAGGGCGGACACGGAGTTTTATACAGTGAGCGTGAGAGCTGAAAGAGCTAGGCTTGAATATGAAAGCACTATGAGGAAAGGGGCTAAGCAAATGGAACTTCTTGAGGAAGAACGATTAAGCGCTCTAAAAGATCTCGCGAATGTTTATCTAGCTCACCTGCAAGCTTTAGCTCCCCGTTTGCAACAG ATTGCAGACCGATTGGCAGCTCCTATACGTAATTGCAATGTATCTCAAGATATTGAGATTTTAAAGAATCTTATACGTAGGGTGGAGAGTAGTGATGGGTGTAATTCCGAACAACTATTACCAGATTTCTATGCTGAACATGTTACTCTAGCAATGAATAGAGAACGTCGAAAACAAGCGTTGGTAAGAGTTCTTCATTTGATCAGACAAGACTTGGAGCGTGAAAAACGCGGAAGAGAAGGTCTAGAAACTCTTCATAGAGCTTTCATTGCAACACCAGCATTCGCGGCAGATGAAAGTACACAAAATGTAACGGAAAAGCTACATCAT atgcgTTCTATGTTAGTATATCTAGAGGCAGCAAGGTACAAAGTTGGAGGAACATTAGCAGAAGTTGAAGGTAGCAAACGAATAAAACATCCATTGGCTGAACATATTTTAGTTTCAAGAGATAAACAAGGTTTACAGCAAAGTGTCCTTAAG attccTTCTTGGGCAAAGAACGAATCGTTCGAGATTCAGGATGATGAAGATGAAATAGATGTCCATCTCGTAAAGGATCACGATACTGAAAGTCGTCATTGGGCTGATCGAACTGCTGGGGATGGTAACTCGGAAAATCCACCGGATGAGGATGACTTTAGTGATTTTGATGAATTCAGCAGTCATTctgaagataataataatcaagataTCGATGCTGCCGAAACGAGCGGCAAATCCGATGGAACGGAACAATGTAGagctatttatcaatattcagCAAATTTAAACGACGAGCTTAGTCTAAGTCCTGGAGATTTAATTACAGTCCATCAAAAGCAACCAGATGGTTGGTGGATAGGCGAATGCAGGGGACGAACTGGAATATTTCCAGCCACTTATGTTCAAgttattcattaa
- the LOC108000340 gene encoding uncharacterized protein LOC108000340 isoform X2, whose protein sequence is MEKHANLFDKLTYLNNTQILNSHLKNINSKILQKIKTKRKYNGIIKKGELKTHNKIIICNKKLKINLTNKLNGSKYNLPSSITWKQKYINSHNCKKNKFKKMPIFENSKLFCYNTSTHDYQKSNDTSIDNDKQKTFLKHNLTNVMINFTKKEIEMTEKLLLLYIKDIEYIKKNIQITLHITKNSKFNYDTKDRIEYNQLLCHHAILCLIEPSKKGAVLIEDNLPVIIKKYLMHGYKYHFDFQRRFVFYIKGKMVNEEIVEFNKKSQPIFKNPIFQQKFRSTSTTGKKRTWRSLKQVLAQERTLPWLPEVVHYSSINAPPSFRPAKKYSDISGLPSRYTDPQTKLYYATAEEFATVRSLPMDITAGYLALRGASSIVG, encoded by the exons ttcttcagaaaataaaaacaaaaagaaaatataatggaattataaaaaagggGGAACTCAAaacacataataaaattataatttgtaataaaaaattaaaaataaatttaacaaataaattaaatggatcaaaatacaatttacCATCATCTATAACatggaaacaaaaatatataaattctcataattgcaaaaaaaataaatttaaaaaaatgccaatatttgaaaattctaaactattttgttataatacaaGTACACATGATTATCAGAAAAGTAATGACACTTCAATAGATAATGATAAAcaaaaaacttttcttaaacacaatttaacaaatgttatgataaattttacgaaaaaagaaatagaaatgactgaaaaattgttgttattgtatataaaagatatagaatatataaaaaaaaatattcaaattacctTACATATAACGAAG aattcaaaatttaattatgacaCAAAGGATCGAAtagaatataatcaattacttTGTCATCACGCAATTCTATGTTTAATTGAACCAAGTAAAAAAGGTGCTGTTTTAATTGAAGATAATTTAccagttattattaaaaaataccttATGCATGGATACAAATACCATTTTGATTTTCAgag gagatttgtattttacataaaaggaaaaatggtaaatgaagaaatagtggaatttaataaaaaatcacaaccaatttttaagaatccaatttttcaacaaaaatttcgatctaCTAGTACCACTGGAAAAAAACGAACTTGGCGCTCATTAAAACAAGTCTTAGCTCAAGAACGTACTTTACCATGGCTTCCAGAAGTAGTGCAtt ataGTTCTATTAATGCACCGCCAAGCTTTAGACCAGCAAAAAAGTATTCTGATATTTCTGGATTACcc tcACGATATACAGATCCACAAACTAAATTATACTATGCAACTGCAGAAGAATTTGCAACAGTTCGAAGTCTACCAATGGATATAACTGCTGGATATCTAGCGTTGCGCGGTGCCTCCAGTATTgttggataa